From Pedobacter indicus, a single genomic window includes:
- a CDS encoding alpha/beta hydrolase family protein, which yields MVSQVGRVILLLFILVWTIQVNAQEAREKEFVKDTIITLGDTELYIALPKVKRKVYPVLMAIHGSGREARSYKPGDAKSSEFYIHQRDLAVDNGFMFVAVSNGPDTWGTNRGLERVLEAYYYVGDQYSVEKKWMFWTTSAGGVLFIRLAKESSELISCAVGTFPVYDLEESFTRLESAKEAWKSLDVVKKYNPVNYPEVLINIPYLIFHGLEDSAVPIKQHSERLKRVVNEHHGGKIKLYKVPGGHSTGNWNVYNDSLIRAFLVQQDL from the coding sequence ATGGTTTCGCAGGTTGGTCGTGTAATATTGCTGCTTTTTATTCTGGTTTGGACGATTCAGGTCAACGCTCAGGAGGCGAGAGAAAAAGAGTTTGTAAAGGACACAATCATCACGCTTGGTGACACAGAACTTTATATTGCCCTGCCAAAGGTGAAAAGAAAGGTATACCCGGTTTTGATGGCAATTCATGGTAGCGGGCGGGAAGCGCGCAGCTATAAACCTGGCGATGCGAAAAGTTCTGAGTTTTATATTCATCAACGTGATTTAGCAGTAGATAATGGCTTCATGTTTGTCGCTGTGTCGAATGGGCCGGATACTTGGGGTACGAACCGTGGTTTAGAAAGGGTATTGGAAGCTTATTATTACGTAGGCGATCAATATTCTGTAGAAAAAAAGTGGATGTTTTGGACGACATCCGCTGGGGGAGTACTTTTTATCCGGTTGGCAAAAGAAAGTTCAGAGTTGATAAGTTGTGCTGTCGGGACTTTCCCAGTCTATGATCTGGAAGAATCCTTCACCCGTTTGGAGAGTGCCAAAGAAGCATGGAAAAGTTTGGATGTCGTAAAAAAGTATAACCCTGTCAATTATCCCGAAGTGTTGATCAATATACCCTATTTAATTTTTCATGGTCTAGAAGATTCTGCAGTACCCATTAAGCAACATTCAGAAAGACTAAAACGTGTGGTCAATGAACACCATGGTGGTAAGATAAAATTATATAAGGTTCCCGGTGGCCATAGTACCGGTAATTGGAATGTTTATAATGATAGTTTAATTCGTGCGTTTCTTGTACAACAGGATTTATAA
- a CDS encoding GntR family transcriptional regulator — protein sequence MDNKNLSKHKYLQLANFIISEIHVNKLKIGDKIPSVNQLADSLNISKSTVMAGLVHLSEKGIIESVYRKGYYVKKNKLQQDIRIFFLMDQLTIFKEELYSAFYKKLNNKAEVDVYFHNYKPDHFEQLIVGNLNNYTHFVIIPNLKGNVAKTLNKIPPKKRLILDYDHGNLKGDYSVIYQDFEADIYEALKSMKSKIKRYERLILVSTNKTFYSSLVKKGFTRFCKGFNVSYDFISTIKDSEIVKGDCYITLNRYDTDDVDLIKKIHEKSYKLGKEIGLISYNDFYVKEVLEGGITVISTDFAKMGEDAADLIIENKTEKIRNRSIIKVRNSL from the coding sequence ATGGATAATAAAAATTTAAGCAAGCATAAATACCTGCAGTTAGCGAATTTCATTATTAGTGAGATTCATGTTAATAAACTTAAAATAGGCGATAAAATTCCCTCTGTTAACCAATTAGCGGATTCGCTTAATATTAGTAAAAGTACCGTGATGGCTGGGTTGGTACATTTGAGTGAGAAGGGCATTATTGAGTCTGTTTATAGAAAAGGATATTACGTCAAAAAGAATAAATTACAGCAGGATATTCGCATCTTTTTTTTGATGGATCAGCTCACGATTTTTAAAGAGGAGCTATATAGCGCCTTTTATAAAAAGCTGAATAATAAAGCTGAAGTAGACGTTTATTTTCACAATTATAAACCAGATCATTTTGAGCAACTTATTGTCGGAAATCTAAATAATTACACACACTTCGTTATCATACCTAATTTGAAAGGGAATGTGGCAAAAACTCTAAATAAGATACCCCCAAAAAAGAGATTGATACTTGATTATGATCATGGAAATTTAAAGGGTGATTACAGCGTGATTTATCAGGATTTTGAAGCAGATATATATGAGGCTTTAAAATCGATGAAATCAAAAATAAAACGATATGAGCGTTTAATTTTGGTTTCTACAAACAAGACATTTTATAGTTCCTTGGTAAAAAAAGGTTTCACTAGGTTTTGTAAAGGCTTTAATGTTTCTTATGACTTTATTTCCACTATTAAAGACAGTGAAATTGTTAAAGGTGACTGCTATATAACATTGAATCGCTACGATACGGATGATGTGGACTTGATCAAAAAGATACATGAAAAGAGCTATAAACTTGGTAAAGAGATTGGTCTTATATCATACAATGATTTTTACGTAAAAGAAGTATTGGAGGGGGGGATAACAGTAATAAGTACGGATTTTGCGAAAATGGGAGAGGACGCTGCTGATTTAATTATCGAAAATAAAACTGAAAAGATTAGAAATCGAAGTATTATCAAAGTTCGTAATTCATTGTAA
- a CDS encoding carbohydrate kinase family protein, with product MNSNHLNVICFGEVLIDNFPDGKRIGGAPLNVCYHLNKNGICSQMVSQVGTDDLSEELLNRIKELGVNIAYIDRSSQYPTSTVEVHVDDRGHVSYDIVEPVAWDSLEYDPEVAYEISTATAFIFGSLAARNKQTRDTLFRYLEHAKWSVFDVNLRPPFYDKELILTLMGQCQTLKVNEEELEIIAEWLGKVGDSRDEALGLLFDRYPKIQEILLTMGENGALYRSRTEEIILPAKEIVVKDTVGSGDSFLAAFLAKKILGSEVQGALEHAIAISAFVATQQGACPDYVNFK from the coding sequence ATGAATAGTAACCACCTAAACGTTATCTGCTTTGGAGAGGTTTTAATAGACAATTTTCCTGATGGAAAACGGATTGGAGGGGCACCATTAAATGTTTGCTATCACCTTAATAAGAATGGAATATGCAGCCAGATGGTCAGTCAGGTAGGCACGGATGATTTGAGCGAAGAACTGCTGAATCGAATAAAAGAGCTAGGCGTAAATATTGCTTATATTGACAGATCAAGCCAATACCCCACTTCAACGGTAGAGGTTCATGTAGATGACCGTGGTCATGTTTCCTATGACATTGTAGAACCCGTCGCCTGGGATAGTCTGGAATATGATCCCGAGGTTGCTTATGAGATAAGTACCGCAACGGCTTTTATATTTGGTAGTCTTGCGGCAAGGAATAAGCAAACCCGAGACACTTTATTCAGATATCTAGAACATGCAAAATGGTCGGTTTTTGATGTGAACCTTCGACCTCCTTTTTATGATAAAGAATTGATACTTACACTTATGGGTCAATGTCAAACTTTGAAAGTTAATGAGGAAGAGCTGGAGATTATTGCTGAGTGGTTGGGTAAAGTGGGGGATTCGAGAGATGAGGCGTTGGGTTTGTTATTTGATCGGTACCCAAAGATTCAAGAAATATTACTGACAATGGGGGAGAACGGTGCACTCTACAGATCCCGAACTGAAGAAATTATTTTACCAGCTAAAGAAATAGTTGTAAAAGATACAGTCGGCAGCGGAGACTCGTTTTTAGCTGCATTTTTAGCTAAGAAAATACTAGGATCAGAAGTTCAGGGAGCATTAGAACATGCGATTGCAATCAGTGCTTTTGTCGCTACACAGCAGGGGGCTTGTCCTGATTATGTTAATTTTAAATAA
- a CDS encoding HYC_CC_PP family protein has translation MKQLFVIFLSSLYLVLTTGFTQTVHVCKEMMTKPLSVMTEQWEVNKACPFCSSVDIATNGKKDGCCEEASKTIKIDESLKKETNYSFSIKSSDHAAPTILGTIFDFTFVNDKEDITFLRVKSPIGDNPLYILHCVYRI, from the coding sequence ATGAAACAGCTATTTGTTATTTTCCTTTCTTCTCTGTACTTGGTATTAACCACTGGTTTTACCCAGACTGTGCATGTTTGCAAGGAAATGATGACGAAGCCCTTGAGCGTAATGACGGAACAATGGGAAGTCAATAAAGCCTGTCCGTTTTGTTCTTCTGTTGACATAGCTACCAACGGGAAAAAAGATGGTTGTTGTGAAGAAGCATCAAAAACCATCAAAATAGACGAAAGCCTTAAAAAGGAGACCAACTACAGTTTTTCAATAAAGTCTTCCGATCATGCGGCTCCGACGATATTAGGAACCATCTTTGATTTCACTTTTGTCAATGATAAAGAAGACATCACTTTTCTCAGAGTAAAATCTCCCATCGGGGATAATCCCCTCTACATTCTCCACTGTGTTTATCGGATTTGA
- a CDS encoding class I SAM-dependent methyltransferase, producing MKSTIKEIEERFNHDVERFSNLETGQQSTVDASINMELITEGIARRYPKLQSVLDIGCGAGNYSVRLAQKRPNASYTLVDLSKPMLDRALQRVGAETNGRVDVHKGDFRSVDLGARKFDVIIATAVLHHLRDDGDWEAAFSRLYGLLNEGGSLWVFDLVQQSDPDLQAYFYHDLYGNYLTSLKDKSYRDHVFAYIEKEDSPRSLMYQLNLLEKVGFRRVDVLHKNLCFASFVGFK from the coding sequence ATGAAATCTACTATCAAAGAAATCGAGGAACGGTTTAATCATGATGTTGAGCGGTTTTCCAATCTAGAAACCGGTCAGCAGTCGACGGTCGATGCGTCGATTAACATGGAATTAATTACAGAAGGCATCGCTCGTCGCTATCCCAAGCTGCAATCGGTGCTTGATATCGGATGTGGTGCAGGCAATTATTCGGTGAGGTTGGCTCAAAAGCGACCAAACGCCAGTTATACTTTGGTTGATTTGAGTAAGCCGATGTTGGACAGAGCATTACAGAGAGTAGGGGCAGAAACGAACGGAAGGGTAGATGTACACAAAGGTGATTTTAGGTCTGTGGATTTAGGTGCTCGAAAGTTTGATGTGATTATCGCGACCGCTGTTTTACATCACTTACGTGATGATGGTGACTGGGAAGCAGCTTTCAGCAGATTATATGGATTATTGAACGAGGGTGGCAGCTTATGGGTATTTGACCTAGTACAACAATCCGATCCGGATTTGCAAGCGTATTTTTATCATGATTTGTATGGGAATTATCTAACAAGCTTGAAAGATAAAAGCTATCGGGATCATGTCTTTGCTTATATCGAAAAAGAGGACTCTCCTCGAAGTCTGATGTACCAGTTGAATTTGTTGGAGAAAGTAGGTTTTAGGAGAGTTGATGTTTTGCATAAAAACCTGTGCTTTGCGTCCTTTGTTGGGTTTAAATGA
- a CDS encoding thermonuclease family protein translates to MRSLIFFLLLLTGCANYQNTQRPDLSKLETYKVMRVVDGDTFWVDDGSEKGMKIRLLCVDAPELRASRYKEKGAYAEEASEFLKELIGDQFIKLEYDVQRYDQYRRVLAYAYLVDGTFVNGELVRDGYAKVVTYQPNVKHVDFLVELQKQAQRKRRGLWK, encoded by the coding sequence ATGAGATCACTTATCTTCTTCCTGCTATTGCTGACCGGTTGTGCCAACTACCAAAACACGCAAAGACCGGATTTATCTAAACTTGAAACCTACAAGGTGATGCGTGTTGTGGATGGCGATACATTCTGGGTGGATGACGGTAGTGAAAAGGGTATGAAAATCCGGTTGCTATGTGTCGATGCGCCAGAGTTGCGCGCATCCCGCTACAAAGAGAAAGGCGCTTATGCTGAAGAGGCTTCTGAATTTCTAAAAGAGCTGATAGGGGATCAATTCATCAAGCTTGAATACGACGTGCAGCGCTACGATCAATACCGGCGGGTGCTTGCATACGCTTACCTTGTAGATGGTACCTTTGTGAACGGTGAGCTGGTTAGGGATGGCTACGCCAAGGTAGTAACTTATCAACCAAACGTGAAGCATGTCGACTTTTTAGTGGAACTTCAAAAGCAAGCGCAACGTAAGCGACGAGGATTGTGGAAGTAG
- the ligD gene encoding DNA ligase D, with product MGLSEYNKKREFSKTPEPKGGKSAGKELRFVIHKHDATNLHYDFRLEMDGVLKSWAVPKGPSTNPAIKRLAMMVEDHPYDYRNFEGTIPKGEYGGGTVMLWDEGTYELAESERLDVSKGLDVKTQEKELLKQLKEGSLKVNLHGQKLKGEYALVKTKGMGENSWLLIKHKDKFAFEKDILAKDKSVVSKRSMEQIAKEDAQEGSSESKSKPASSKKKVKSSTKKTNEDSEAVSKVLKDAPEQQFYTKLKPMLATLVDKPVESDDWLYEIKWDGYRALGFVNGDQVDIKSRNDKSFTEKYSPVTNALKNQNINAVIDGEIVVADEKGIAKFGSLQNWKDEEDGELLYYIFDILWYNGRDLKALELTDRRKLLKEVVVEDDIIKISKDFMVDGNEFLAAAEKMGLEGIVAKRKDSTYETNRRSSNWLKIKVNKRQEVIICGYTKNEGTSRPFSALLSGVHENGKLVYKGKIGTGFSIQRQKDMLKEFNLLEIKDAPFNDIPDVNKPTRYRGPVKAAITWLKPELVCEVNFTEFTEEGLMRHPSFKGMREDKNAKEVVMEKEKTIEKVVDEEKTSNKQGAKKGAKEIKSELKVNGQLLTFTNLDKVYWPKEKITKGELIVYYEQISSFILPYLKDRPLSLNRFPNGIDGESFYQKDVTDKVPDWIDKYQYHTDDSDEDKHFMVGNNKATLLYMANLGCIEINPWSSTTKKPDHPTWCILDLDPDKGNSFDEVIEAAQVIKQILDDMDVPAYCKTSGSTGLHIYIPLGAKYTYEQSKEFARIIVTLATRELPKTTSIERTLKDRKGKIYLDFLQNRSQATVAAPYSARPKPGATVSMPLEWNEVEKGLKMQDFTIFNALERLKDKGDIFKPVLKKGIDIKKVITGYKSKT from the coding sequence ATGGGTTTATCTGAATACAATAAAAAGCGTGAATTTTCGAAGACACCTGAACCAAAGGGGGGAAAGTCAGCCGGAAAGGAGTTGAGGTTTGTGATCCACAAACATGACGCGACTAATTTGCATTACGATTTTAGGTTGGAAATGGATGGAGTACTGAAAAGTTGGGCAGTACCGAAAGGTCCTTCTACGAACCCAGCGATAAAGCGCTTGGCCATGATGGTGGAGGATCATCCCTATGATTATCGTAATTTTGAGGGAACGATTCCCAAAGGGGAATATGGAGGCGGAACCGTGATGCTCTGGGATGAAGGCACCTATGAACTTGCGGAGAGCGAGCGACTGGATGTTAGCAAAGGTCTTGATGTGAAAACACAGGAGAAGGAACTTTTGAAACAATTGAAAGAGGGCTCCCTTAAGGTGAATTTACACGGACAGAAGCTGAAGGGTGAATATGCTTTGGTGAAGACCAAGGGGATGGGAGAAAACTCGTGGCTATTGATTAAGCACAAAGACAAGTTCGCTTTTGAAAAGGATATTTTAGCTAAGGACAAGTCGGTCGTCTCCAAGAGATCGATGGAACAGATAGCGAAAGAGGATGCTCAGGAAGGTTCGTCGGAAAGTAAGTCCAAACCAGCTTCGTCTAAAAAAAAAGTAAAATCTTCAACAAAAAAGACAAATGAAGACTCGGAAGCTGTTAGCAAAGTGCTCAAAGATGCACCAGAACAGCAGTTTTATACCAAGCTAAAGCCCATGCTTGCTACCTTAGTCGACAAGCCTGTAGAGAGCGATGATTGGCTTTACGAAATCAAATGGGATGGATATCGTGCGTTGGGATTTGTAAACGGTGATCAGGTTGACATCAAATCGCGCAACGACAAGTCTTTTACAGAAAAATATTCCCCAGTCACTAATGCTCTTAAAAATCAGAATATCAATGCAGTGATCGATGGCGAGATTGTGGTAGCTGATGAAAAGGGTATTGCCAAATTTGGTTCATTGCAAAATTGGAAAGATGAAGAGGATGGAGAGCTGCTTTATTACATCTTTGATATATTGTGGTATAATGGGCGCGATTTGAAAGCTTTAGAGCTTACGGATCGAAGGAAACTACTAAAAGAGGTGGTTGTTGAAGATGACATCATCAAGATCAGCAAAGATTTTATGGTGGATGGCAACGAATTTCTCGCAGCTGCGGAAAAAATGGGCTTAGAAGGGATTGTCGCAAAACGAAAGGATAGTACCTACGAGACCAATCGCAGATCTTCTAATTGGCTAAAAATAAAAGTAAATAAACGTCAGGAGGTGATTATATGCGGCTATACAAAAAATGAGGGTACGTCCAGGCCTTTTAGTGCGCTACTTTCGGGAGTGCATGAAAATGGGAAGCTGGTTTATAAAGGAAAAATCGGTACGGGCTTTTCCATTCAGAGACAGAAGGATATGTTGAAGGAATTTAATCTGTTGGAAATTAAAGATGCACCTTTCAACGATATACCAGATGTAAACAAGCCTACACGGTACCGCGGTCCGGTGAAGGCGGCAATCACCTGGTTAAAACCAGAACTGGTGTGTGAAGTTAATTTTACGGAATTTACAGAGGAGGGACTGATGAGGCACCCTTCCTTTAAAGGGATGCGAGAGGATAAAAACGCAAAAGAGGTGGTTATGGAAAAGGAAAAGACGATTGAGAAAGTCGTGGATGAGGAAAAAACTTCAAATAAACAAGGGGCAAAGAAAGGGGCAAAAGAAATAAAGTCCGAATTGAAGGTAAATGGACAACTTTTGACGTTCACGAATCTGGATAAAGTGTATTGGCCAAAGGAAAAAATAACAAAAGGGGAGTTGATTGTGTACTATGAACAGATTTCGTCTTTTATACTGCCCTATTTAAAGGACCGTCCGCTGTCGCTAAACCGATTTCCGAATGGGATTGATGGGGAAAGTTTTTATCAAAAGGATGTGACCGATAAGGTGCCTGATTGGATCGATAAATATCAGTATCATACCGACGATAGCGACGAGGATAAGCATTTTATGGTTGGGAATAACAAAGCGACTTTGCTATATATGGCGAATTTGGGATGTATTGAGATCAATCCTTGGAGCAGTACGACGAAAAAACCGGATCATCCGACGTGGTGCATACTTGACCTGGACCCCGATAAGGGAAATTCTTTTGATGAGGTGATTGAAGCGGCGCAGGTGATTAAGCAAATTCTGGATGATATGGACGTCCCGGCTTACTGTAAGACGAGCGGTTCAACCGGTTTGCATATTTATATTCCGTTAGGGGCAAAATATACTTACGAGCAGTCAAAAGAGTTTGCCAGGATTATTGTGACGCTGGCAACTCGGGAATTGCCGAAAACGACGAGCATCGAAAGAACATTAAAAGACCGGAAGGGTAAGATTTATTTGGACTTTCTACAAAACAGATCACAAGCTACGGTTGCCGCCCCTTATTCGGCGCGACCGAAACCAGGTGCAACCGTGTCCATGCCTTTGGAATGGAACGAAGTAGAAAAAGGTCTGAAAATGCAAGATTTTACGATCTTTAATGCGCTGGAACGACTTAAGGATAAAGGGGATATTTTTAAGCCTGTTCTAAAAAAAGGTATTGATATAAAGAAAGTGATAACAGGCTATAAAAGTAAGACTTAA
- the ku gene encoding non-homologous end joining protein Ku, producing MRAIWNGSIGFGLVNIPIKLYSGVQNSNLDLDMLDERDHANIKYQRINENTRKEVPYDKIVKGYFLKDRYIILDDHDFEEAAPEKSKTIELENFVDIHEINPIYYETSYYASPEKQGVKAYALLLKALIKSKKAAIGRFVLRTTENLCVIHPLDDLIVISKIRFQEEIRKRDDLKKADDVKVSKKELDMGLALIKQYSSDFDITGFKDEYSKELLRIIKAKAKGKQATVKKLKPKKAKSDDLYDQLMESLNSKKGA from the coding sequence ATGAGAGCTATTTGGAACGGGTCGATCGGCTTTGGTCTCGTCAACATCCCTATCAAACTTTATTCAGGCGTGCAGAACAGTAACTTAGATCTTGATATGCTGGATGAGCGTGATCACGCCAATATTAAATACCAACGCATAAACGAAAATACTCGTAAGGAAGTGCCTTATGACAAGATCGTTAAAGGGTATTTCCTAAAGGATCGCTATATCATTCTTGACGATCACGATTTCGAAGAAGCAGCACCCGAAAAAAGCAAAACCATCGAACTTGAAAACTTTGTAGATATTCACGAAATCAATCCCATTTACTACGAAACATCCTATTACGCTAGCCCTGAAAAACAAGGGGTAAAAGCCTATGCCCTTTTGCTCAAGGCACTCATCAAATCAAAAAAGGCGGCTATTGGCCGCTTTGTACTACGCACTACGGAAAATCTATGTGTAATACATCCATTGGATGACCTCATTGTAATATCCAAGATTCGGTTTCAGGAGGAGATACGTAAACGGGATGATCTAAAAAAAGCTGACGACGTTAAAGTTAGTAAGAAAGAACTCGATATGGGCTTGGCGCTGATTAAACAATATAGTTCTGATTTTGATATCACCGGTTTCAAAGATGAATACAGCAAAGAACTTCTCCGTATTATCAAAGCAAAAGCAAAAGGCAAACAAGCCACTGTTAAAAAACTCAAACCCAAGAAGGCAAAGAGCGATGACCTCTACGATCAATTAATGGAAAGTCTTAATTCAAAAAAAGGAGCTTAA
- a CDS encoding enoyl-CoA hydratase/isomerase family protein — protein MYTSTENEGYIKKEVDSYGVARIEFGHPSHNAFPAILLKNLAATITEAGKDSEVKVLLLKSDGDRSFCAGASFDELIDIKSESAGKTFFSGFAYVFNAIRLCKKMVIVQVQGKAIGGGVGLVAACDYVFATQKAQIRLSELGINIGPFVIAPVVKRKIGLVPFVELTLNPDQWRDATWAQQHGLFQEVYDSIEEMEEASQAFSKRLASYNIDALRALKKVFWEGTEGWDTLLYENAAISGKLVLSEDAKESLKKIKRRK, from the coding sequence ATGTACACTTCAACGGAAAACGAAGGTTATATAAAAAAAGAAGTGGATTCCTACGGGGTTGCCAGAATTGAGTTTGGGCACCCTTCTCACAATGCTTTCCCAGCCATATTATTAAAGAACCTAGCGGCCACGATTACTGAAGCAGGTAAAGACTCCGAGGTAAAAGTGTTGTTGTTAAAGAGCGATGGCGACCGTAGTTTTTGTGCCGGAGCCAGTTTTGACGAACTCATTGACATCAAAAGTGAAAGCGCCGGTAAAACATTCTTTTCCGGATTTGCTTACGTTTTTAATGCAATACGTTTATGCAAAAAAATGGTTATCGTACAAGTTCAAGGCAAAGCCATTGGCGGAGGAGTCGGATTAGTTGCCGCATGTGACTATGTTTTCGCTACTCAAAAAGCCCAGATCAGGTTAAGTGAATTAGGCATCAATATTGGTCCATTCGTTATCGCCCCGGTGGTAAAACGCAAAATTGGTCTGGTTCCATTTGTAGAACTTACACTCAATCCCGATCAGTGGAGAGACGCAACGTGGGCACAACAACATGGACTCTTTCAAGAAGTGTATGACAGTATAGAAGAAATGGAAGAAGCAAGCCAAGCCTTTAGCAAGCGTCTTGCATCCTACAACATCGATGCGCTACGGGCATTGAAAAAAGTATTTTGGGAAGGAACCGAAGGCTGGGACACCCTTCTTTACGAGAACGCAGCCATCAGCGGCAAGCTTGTTCTGAGCGAAGATGCCAAGGAAAGCCTTAAAAAGATCAAAAGGCGTAAATAA
- a CDS encoding ATP-binding cassette domain-containing protein — protein MNTLIELNTTFNFTWKEGQTWVVLGDDEPAKKDFFDTLSGKKIIHSGTIKYPFAESYLNNTPIGEYRRVSDLISYISFRHHFRNKSNTNQFYYQQRFNSFEIEDSIKVLDYMKSITGKLSGQWTIDRVIDRLFLTDLVDKPMISLSNGETRRLMFAAALLKNPKIALIEHPFVGLDQSTRKAFDLLFTEIVDSGIHLIVSSDRREIPSVVNNAIVFDKDSMPIQTSIDKLNLNKIKSEHTDKKKINNDNINLLLKDKEAINYNTIVVMNNVNIRYGSKQILEGINWEIKPGERWNLRGSNGAGKSTLLSLINGDNPQAYANDIVLFDRKRGSGESIWDIKKKIGYVSPEFFQFFPTQQSCLDIVCSGFFDTLGLFRKCNKKQTETAMRWLEATGLAAEVNTKFNKLTVSQQRICLITRALVKNPPLLILDEPCQGLSTDQKDNLKQLVNQICASGDITLIYVSHYPDDIPDCVNKSLSLENGKVVASD, from the coding sequence ATGAATACTCTAATCGAACTCAATACAACATTTAATTTTACATGGAAAGAAGGACAGACATGGGTTGTTTTGGGTGATGACGAACCGGCAAAAAAAGACTTTTTTGATACATTATCGGGTAAAAAAATTATTCACAGCGGAACCATCAAGTATCCTTTTGCAGAATCCTATCTTAATAATACCCCTATCGGCGAATATCGAAGGGTGTCTGATCTAATTTCCTATATCTCTTTCAGACATCATTTTCGCAATAAATCGAATACTAATCAATTCTATTACCAGCAACGTTTTAATAGTTTTGAAATAGAAGACTCTATTAAAGTATTAGATTATATGAAGTCAATAACTGGTAAACTATCAGGACAATGGACTATAGATCGGGTTATCGACCGACTCTTCTTGACAGATCTGGTGGACAAACCCATGATCTCCTTGTCGAATGGTGAAACACGCCGACTTATGTTTGCAGCAGCACTTCTTAAAAACCCAAAAATTGCACTGATTGAACATCCATTCGTTGGCTTGGATCAATCTACCCGCAAAGCATTTGACCTACTTTTCACAGAGATAGTTGATTCGGGGATTCATTTGATTGTATCAAGCGATCGCAGAGAAATACCATCAGTCGTCAACAATGCTATCGTTTTTGATAAAGACTCCATGCCGATTCAGACTAGCATTGATAAACTGAACTTAAATAAAATAAAATCAGAACACACTGATAAAAAGAAAATTAATAACGATAATATCAACCTTCTATTAAAGGATAAGGAAGCAATAAACTACAACACGATTGTTGTCATGAACAATGTCAATATCCGTTATGGTTCGAAGCAAATATTAGAAGGCATCAATTGGGAAATTAAACCAGGTGAACGATGGAATTTACGTGGTTCTAATGGAGCTGGTAAGTCCACCCTCCTCAGTCTCATCAATGGAGACAACCCCCAAGCTTACGCAAACGACATTGTGCTTTTCGACCGTAAACGAGGTAGTGGAGAGAGTATATGGGATATCAAAAAGAAAATCGGCTATGTTTCTCCAGAGTTCTTCCAATTCTTTCCTACACAGCAAAGCTGTCTCGATATCGTCTGTTCCGGATTTTTTGACACACTGGGATTATTCAGAAAATGCAATAAAAAACAAACAGAAACTGCCATGCGATGGCTAGAGGCAACCGGACTCGCTGCAGAAGTTAACACGAAATTCAACAAATTGACCGTCAGCCAACAACGCATTTGTCTAATCACCCGGGCGCTCGTTAAGAACCCACCCTTGCTCATATTGGACGAACCTTGCCAAGGACTCAGTACAGACCAAAAAGACAATCTCAAGCAATTGGTCAATCAGATATGCGCATCAGGTGATATCACGTTGATCTATGTTAGTCATTATCCGGACGATATACCCGATTGTGTCAATAAAAGCTTATCTTTAGAAAATGGCAAAGTGGTAGCCAGTGATTAA